A stretch of the Marmota flaviventris isolate mMarFla1 chromosome 12, mMarFla1.hap1, whole genome shotgun sequence genome encodes the following:
- the Frmd4a gene encoding FERM domain-containing protein 4A isoform X4, with product MAISQHQFYLDRKQSKSKIHAARSLSEIAIDLTETGTLKTSKLANMGSKGKIISGSSGSLLSSGSQESDSSQSAKKDMLAALKSRQEALEETLRQRLEELKRLCLREAELTGKLPVEYPLDPGEEPPIVRRRIGTAFKLDEQKVLPKGEEAELERLEREFAIQSQITEAARRLASDPNVSKKLKKQRKTSYLNALKKLQEIENAINENRIKSGKKPTQRASLVIDDGNIASEDSSLSDALVLEDEDSQVTSTISPLQSPHKGLPPRPPSHNRPPPPQSLEGLRQMHYHRNDYDKSPIKPKMWSESSLDEPYEKVKKRSSHGHSGSHKRFPSTGSCAEAGGGSSSLQNSPIRGLPHWNSQSSMPSTPDLRVRSPHYVHSTRSVDISPTRLHSLALHFRHRSSSLESQGKLLGSENDTGSPDFYTPRTRSSNGSDPMDDCSSCTSHSSSEHYYPAQMNANYSTLAEDSPSKARQRQRQRQRAAGALGSASSGSMPNLAARGGAAGPGGAGAGGGVYLHSQSQPSSQYRIKEYPLYIEGSATPVVVRSLESDQEGHYSVKAQFKTSNSYTAGGLFKESWRGGGDEGDAGRLTPSRSQILRTPSLGREGSHDKGAGRAAVSDELRQWYQRSTASHKEHSRLSHTSSTSSDSGSQYSTSSQSTFVAHSRVTRMPQMCKATSAALPQSQRSSTPSSEIGATPPSSPHHILTWQTGGCNDSCFLDSSPYPELADVQWYGQEKAKPGTLV from the exons TCCAAGATCCATGCGGCACGAAGTCTGAGCGAGATTGCCATTGACCTGACCGAGACTGGGACACTGAAGACCTCAAAGTTGGCCAACATGGGGAGCAAGGGGAAGATTATCAGCGGCAGCAGTGGGAGCCTACTGTCCTCAG GTTCTCAGGAATCAGATAGCTCTCAGTCAGCCAAGAAGGACATGCTGGCTGCCTTGAAATCCAGGCAGGAGGCTCTGGAGGAAACCCTGCGCCAGAGGCTGGAGGAACTGAAGAGGCTGTGTCTCCGGGAAGCT GAGCTCACTGGCAAGCTGCCAGTTGAATATCCCCTGGATCCAGGGGAGGAACCACCCATTGTTCGAAGAAGGATTGGCACAGCCTTCAAGTTGGATGAACAGAAAGTCCTGCCCAAAGGAGAG GAAGCCGAGTTGGAACGACTGGAACGAGAGTTTGCAATTCAGTCCCAGATTACGGAGGCTGCCCGCCGCCTTGCCAGTGACCCCAATGTCAgcaaaaaactgaagaaacaaagaaaaacctcTTATCTGAATGCACTGAAGAAGCTACAGGAGATTGAAAATGCAATCAATGAGAACCGCATCAAGTCTGGGAAAAAACCCACGCAGAGGGCTTCACTGGTCATAGACG ATGGAAACATTGCCAGTGAAGATAGCTCCCTCTCTGATGCCCTTGTTCTTGAAGATG AAGACTCTCAGGTCACCAGCACAATATCCCCCTTACAGTCTCCTCACAAGGGACTTCCTCCTCGGCCACCATCGCACAAcaggcctcctcctccccagtcCCTGGAGGGACTCAGGCAGATGCACTATCACCGCAACGACTATGACAAGTCACCCATAAAGCCCAAAATGTGGAGTGAGTCCTCTTTGGATGAGCCTTATGAGAAGGTCAAGAAACGCTCCTCTCACGGTCATTCCGG CAGCCACAAGCGCTTCCCCAGCACAGGAAGCtgtgctgaagcaggaggaggaagcagctCCTTACAGAACAGTCCTATCCGCGGCCTCCCGCACTGGAACTCCCAGTCTAGCATGCCATCCACACCAGACCTGCGCGTCCGAAGCCCCCACTACGTCCATTCCACAAG GTCGGTGGACATCAGCCCCACGCGACTGCACAGCCTCGCACTGCACTTTAGGCACCGGAGCTCCAGCTTGGAGTCCCAGGGCAAGCTCCTGGGCTCGGAGAACGACACGGGGAGCCCCGACTTCTACACCCCGCGGACTCGTAGCAGCAATGGCTCAGACCCCATGGACGACTGTTCATCGTGCACCAGCCACTCGAGCTCGGAGCACTACTACCCGGCGCAGATGAACGCCAATTACTCCACGCTGGCCGAGGACTCGCCGTCCAAGGcgcggcagcggcagcggcagcggcagcgggCTGCGGGCGCGCTGGGCTCGGCGAGCTCGGGCAGCATGCCCAACCTGGCCGCGCGCGGCGGCGCTGCGGGGCCGGGGggcgcgggcgcgggcggcggcgtGTACCTGCACAGCCAGAGCCAGCCCAGCTCGCAGTACCGCATCAAGGAGTACCCACTGTACATCGAGGGCAGCGCCACGCCCGTGGTGGTGCGCAGCCTGGAGAGCGACCAGGAGGGCCACTACAGCGTCAAGGCGCAATTTAAGACCTCCAACTCCTACACGGCCGGAGGCCTGTTCAAGGAGAGCTGGCGTGGTGGCGGAGATGAGGGCGATGCGGGCCGCCTGACGCCGTCGCGCTCGCAGATCTTGAGGACTCCGTCGCTGGGCCGCGAGGGCTCCCACGACAAGGGCGCGGGCCGGGCCGCCGTGTCGGATGAGCTGCGCCAGTGGTACCAGCGCTCCACGGCCTCGCACAAGGAGCACAGCCGCCTGTCGCACACCAGCTCCACCTCCTCCGACAGCGGCTCGCAGTATAGCACCTCCTCCCAGAGCACCTTTGTGGCGCACAGCAGGGTCACCAGGATGCCCCAGATGTGCAAGGCCACGTCAG CTGCCTTACCTCAAAGCCAGAGAAGCTCAACACCGTCAAGTGAAATCGGAGCCACCCCCCCAAGCAGTCCCCACCACATCCTAACCTGGCAGACTGG GGGCTGCAACGACAGCTGCTTCCTGGATTCCTCCCCCTACCCAGAACTAGCTGACGTCCAGTGGTATGGGCAGGAAAAAGCCAAGCCCGGGACCCTCGTGTGA